The Lysinibacillus irui sequence GCGCCTCGTTGTCCGCATGTAATGGCACATTGTCATCAGGAGCAACCAGCCATCCATCATATTCAGGAGGCACATAAAGTACGCTGTCATTTATTCACAGAGAAAGGAGAGCTGGCTCATGACGGAGAAAGAAGTTTTGCTGGAAATTAACCATTTAAAAGCCTACTTTCCTGTGAAGCGCAAGTCCATGAAGGAGGAAAAAAAGGTCATTAAAGCAGTGGATGATATTTCGATTGAGATTTATAGAGGAGAAACACTTGGGATTGTGGGCGAATCAGGCTCTGGAAAATCAACATTTGGGCGAACGATTTTAAAGCTTGTTGAACCAACTGGTGGAGAAGTGTTATATAAGGGACAACCGATACAGCATTTAAAGGGCAACAAGCTGCAAAGCTATCGCAATCAAATGCAAATGATTTTTCAGGATCCCTTCGCTTCCCTTAATCCTCGCAAGCGGATTGGCTCTATTATTGAAGAACCGATGAAGCTGCAATTAACGTTGACAAAGGAACAACGAAAAGAGCGTGTTAAGGAGCTATTGCAAAAGGTAGGTCTACCAGAGGATGCCATGCATAAGTTTCCGCATGAATTTTCTGGTGGTCAGCGCCAACGTATTGGTATTGCAAGGGCACTAGCCATCCATCCAGAGTTTATTATTGCGGATGAGCCTGTGTCGGCACTCGATGTATCGGTTCAGTCACAAGTACTAAACTTAATGATGGATTTACAGGATGAATTTCATTTAACCTATTTATTTATCTCCCATGATTTAAGCGTTGTGAAGCATATTAGTGACCGAGTGGCAGTGTTGTATTTAGGTAGAGTGGTGGAAATAGGCACAAAAAAAGAGCTTTATGCCAATCCATTGCATCCATACACTCAAGCATTGCTCTCTGCCATTCCTGTTGTTAATTTTGATGAGCCAAAACAGGAAATACTTTTACAAGGTGAATTACCAAGTCCAATGAATCCGCCTGTTGGCTGTGTCTTTCATACACGTTGTCCGTTTGTTATGGAAAAGTGTCATCAGGAAAGACCGATGCTTCAGCAAGAAAATGCCAATCAGCGAGTTGCCTGCTTTTTATATGATAAATAATCTGAATATTAAAACTATTTAAGGTTGAGGTGTTGGTGATGTTTGGCAATATAACTGATGTTCCTGGAATTAAGGTGGGACATAGGGAAAACAAGGAAGGAATTACTGGCTGCACGGCACTTTTAGTGGAGCACGGAGCAGTATGTGGGGTGGATGTCCGAGGCTCTGCACCAGGTACTCGTGAAACGGATGCATTAGACCCAATCAATGAGATTGACCGTGTACATGGTATTTGTTTATCTGGGGGGAGTGCTTTTGGTTTAGATGCGGCGACAGGAGTTATGCAGTTTCTAGAGGAGCAAGGGATTGGAGTAGATGCAGGTGTGGCAAAAATTCCTATTGTTCCAAGTGCTGTATTGTTCGATTTATTTATTGGAGATCCTCAAGCTCGACCAACTGCACTTATGGGCTATGAAGCAGCAAAAGCAGCACAAGTTGGATCATTTCCAAACGGCAATGTCGGCGCTGGCTATGGCGCAACGGTTGGAAAACTAGCAGGACCTGACTTTGCGATGAAGGGTGGACTTGGTAGTGCTTCCTATGCTGGTAAAGATGGTCTAGTAGCGGGTGCTATCGTAGCTGTCAATGCAGTGGGTGATATCAAGGATCCTGCTACAAGGGAAATTTTAGCAGGAGCAAGAGATGCTCAATCAGGACAGTGGCTAGACTGCTGTACCTATTTAGAGCAGCATGCTCAATCGGAGGCATTAGCTGGCACGAATACAACCATTGGCGTTGTGGCAGTGAATGCGAAGCTTACGAAAGCGGAGGCTAAAAAGATTGCCCAGCTTACACAAAATGCTTTAGCACGAACGATTTATCCTGTCCACACGATGCTCGATGGCGATACAATTTTTGTGCTCGGTACAGGAGATCAATGCTATGCGCTTGATTATT is a genomic window containing:
- a CDS encoding ABC transporter ATP-binding protein; amino-acid sequence: MTEKEVLLEINHLKAYFPVKRKSMKEEKKVIKAVDDISIEIYRGETLGIVGESGSGKSTFGRTILKLVEPTGGEVLYKGQPIQHLKGNKLQSYRNQMQMIFQDPFASLNPRKRIGSIIEEPMKLQLTLTKEQRKERVKELLQKVGLPEDAMHKFPHEFSGGQRQRIGIARALAIHPEFIIADEPVSALDVSVQSQVLNLMMDLQDEFHLTYLFISHDLSVVKHISDRVAVLYLGRVVEIGTKKELYANPLHPYTQALLSAIPVVNFDEPKQEILLQGELPSPMNPPVGCVFHTRCPFVMEKCHQERPMLQQENANQRVACFLYDK
- a CDS encoding P1 family peptidase, which codes for MFGNITDVPGIKVGHRENKEGITGCTALLVEHGAVCGVDVRGSAPGTRETDALDPINEIDRVHGICLSGGSAFGLDAATGVMQFLEEQGIGVDAGVAKIPIVPSAVLFDLFIGDPQARPTALMGYEAAKAAQVGSFPNGNVGAGYGATVGKLAGPDFAMKGGLGSASYAGKDGLVAGAIVAVNAVGDIKDPATREILAGARDAQSGQWLDCCTYLEQHAQSEALAGTNTTIGVVAVNAKLTKAEAKKIAQLTQNALARTIYPVHTMLDGDTIFVLGTGDQCYALDYLGHLATKVMEEAILAGIKAAEKLADVESYTSIQNRST